A region of the Leeuwenhoekiella sp. MAR_2009_132 genome:
ATTTTAATGCCTATGCTTAATGAAGCTATAGAAACACTTTACAATGATGTTGCGGGGGTGGCAGAAATTGACACCGTTATGAAACTAGGTATGGCACATCCTATGGGACCGTTACAATTAGCAGATTTTATTGGTCTTGACGTTTGTTTATCTATTCTTGAAGTGATGTATGACGGTTTTAAAAACCCTAAATATGCGCCTTGCCCCTTACTTGTTAATATGGTACGTGCAGGTAAATTAGGTATCAAATCTGGTGAAGGCTTTTATGATTATAGTGAAAGCAGAAAGGCAGAAATGGTTTCAGCACAGTTTGTATAAATTAAAAGCTTAGAATCCTTAATTAGCCTAATTTAAAATTCATTAAAGAGAAGCCTCATAAATTCTTTATGGGGCTTCTGCAATTTAAGATGGATTCAAAATTGATTTAGCTTATTTTCCTTTTAAAAAATTTAATTTTTAATAAAGTGAAGTAACTGCTTGCTATAAATGGCATTTTGAATTTGCAAATGCTAACAATGCGCTCCCAAGGCAATTGCTTACCTTTACACAAAATAATTACAGATATATATGCCTTCCATTTCTGAAAATTTAAAAACTATAAAACAAAGTTTACCCGAAAATGTTACGTTAGTTGCTGTCTCTAAAACAAAGCCTAATGCAGATTTACAACAAGCTTATGATGCAGGACAACGTGTTTTTGGAGAAAATAAAATTCAGGAAATGACCGATAAATGGGATTCGCTTCCTAAAGATATAGACTGGCATATGATAGGTCATGTACAAACCAATAAGGTAAAGTATATGGCACCATACGTGGGTTTAATACACAGCGCAGACCGTTTAAAGTTGTTTAAAGAAATAGACAAAGAGGCTGCAAAGAACGACCGAACTATACGTGTTTTGCTTCAAATTAAAATAGCTGAAGAAGACAGTAAATTTGGTATGAAACCTACTGAAGCTATAGAACTATTAACCGGTGATAAATTAAAGACTAATTATCCTAATGTAGAAGTTATAGGTCTTATGGGAATGGCTTCTTTTGTTGATGACGAAAACCAACTCAAACGTGAATTTTCAGTATTAGAAAAAATCTATGAGCAATTTAAAACTAAGCACGGCTTTAATACCCTTTCTATGGGAATGAGCGGTGATTATAAATTAGCTATTAGCCACGGCAGTACGATGGTACGCATAGGAAGTGCTATTTTTGGAGAACGTAATTATAATTAAGGAATTACTGAAATACAGTTTTTAAGATAGAAGGCAATTTATGTATGCAATACTCGATTTAGAGACCACAGGAGGAAAATATAATGAAGAGGGAGTTACCGAGGTTGCTATCTATAAATATGACGGGCATCAGGTTGTAGATCAATTTATAAGTCTTGTAAATCCTGAGCGTCCTATACAAGCTTTTGTAGTAGGTCTCACCGGCATTAATAATGAGATGTTGCGCAATGCACCTAAGTTTTATGAAGTTGCTAAACGCATCATTGAGATTACTCAGGATTGCATTATCGTTGCCCACAATGCTCAATTTGATTATAGAATCTTACAGCTTGAATTTGATCGTCTGGGATATGATTATCAACGTAAAAGTTTATGTACTGTAGAATTAGCTCAAAGCCTACTACCTGATCAGGAAAGTTATAGTTTAGGAAAGCTGGTGAGAAACCTGGGTATACCTATCACAGATCGTCATCGTGCTAGTGGAGATGCATTAGCCACCGTAAAACTTTTTAAATTATTATTAGCAAAAGACAGTCAAAAAATAATCATTCAGGAAGCTATAAAGCTTAATCCTAAAAAGAAAATAGACACTAAACTACGGGATCTAATAGCAGAAACACCCAGTACAACCGGTGTTTTTTATATGCATAATACAAATGGTAAAATTATTTTAATTGGCAAAAGCCGAAACATAAAAAAACGGGTTACCCAGCATTTTTCAAATGATAATCGCAAATCAAAACAGATTCAGGAAGATGTACAGGCGATTAGTTATGAAGAAACCGGCAGCGAACTTATCGCTCTTTTAAAGGAAAACGAGGAGGTTAAAAAAAACAAACCGCTTCACAATCGCACGTATCGCAGATTAAAATTTAAAGCCCAATTAGTAAGTTTTACAGACGATAAAGGTTACATAAATCTGAGCATAGAAAAGGCAGACGCACGCAAAGACAGTATTGCAACATTTGCGACTGCTCACGTAGCTAAAACAAATTTGGAGCGCATCATAGAAGAATATAATTTATGCGCAGCAAAAACAAATCTCAATACGCAAAAAGACAGATGCACAGATAAAAGCTGCAGTGGAGCCTGCTTTGAAGAAGAAAGTTTTGAAGATTATAATAAACGTGTTGACGAATTTATAAATTCAATCAGTTTTAAAAATCGTAGTGTTGCACTTATTGATCGGGGTAGAACTTCAGATGAGCGCAGTCTTATCTTAATTGAAGATGGTAAGTTTATGGGAATAGGTTTCTATAATTTAAATTTTCAGCTGAATAATCCTGAAATTTTACATCGCATAATCACACCTATGCAAGATAATCTTGACGCTAAACACATCATTCAAAGCTATCTACGTGTTAAAAAAATAATCAAAACAGTTGATTTAAACCAACTTATAAATTAGATGAAAGCACTTACTTATATTTTATTTACCATTAGTTTAAGCACTTTAACATTATTTGCTCAGGAAGCGCAAAAGACAGAAAATTCTAATATCTTAAAAAAAGATTCTATTATTAATTTATGTCGGGTTTCTGCTCATATTCATACGAACCGTCCTTTAATTGTCTTAATTGCTAATGACCAAAAATATAATATTACAGAAAATGGTTTTCAACAATTAAAGTCAGAATGGGTTAAGTCGATCAGAATTTTGAAACCTAAAAAAGAGATCTCTAAGTACGGAGATTTAGGAGATTACGGGGTTATAGAACTAGAATTTGAATCAGAGGCATTTAACGAATTTTCTACAGAAAATCTGGAAGTTATAACAACTACCTACTAAAATCTTTTCATTTTTGACACAACCTGCTAAACATACCTGGAAATCAAAAATACACGAGGTTATATACGAGGCAGACACACCTGCGGGAAAAATTTTTGACGTAATTCTTCTAATACTTATTTTATTAAGTGTGGCTTTGGTAATGCTAGAAAGCGTTGCTAATATGCAAATTAAGTATGGCACTTATTTCTATATTGGAGAATGGGTGATTACGATTTTCTTTACAGTAGAATATATTTTACGAGTAATATCAATAAAAAAACCCTCAGCTTATATTTTTAGCTTTTATGGTCTTATAGATTTTATTTCTACAATTCCACTTTACCTGTCATTTTTTATTGTAGGTACAAACGCTTTACTTACCATACGTGCCTTGAGACTGTTACGCGTATTTAGAATACTTAAAATTACAAGATATATTGGTGAAGGGAATAAATTAACCAAAGCCTTGAAAGACAGCCGACCTAAAATTTTGGTCTTTCTATTTGCGGTGATGATATTATCGGTGATTGCGGGCACATTAATGTATATCGTTGAAGGTCCTGAACATGGCTTTAAAAGCATTCCTGTGAGTGTTTATTGGTGTATTGTGACCTTGACCACCGTTGGTTTTGGAGATATAGCGCCGGTTACGGCTTTAGGACAGTTTATAGCTATGGTTATTATGGTTTTAGGTTATGGCATTATTGCGGTACCTACCGGTATTGTAAGTGCCGAAATGGCTAAAAAAGATACTGTAGAACCTGATCAAAAAGGTTTACGTCTAAACACTCAGGTTTGTCACAACTGTGGAGCCCGAAAACATCAGGACGAAGCGCAATATTGCCACAAATGCGGAAGTAGCTTGCATTATGACTAAAACATTAATAGCTGTTGTAGGGCCCACAGCAATAGGCAAGACTGCCTTATCTATTAAACTGGCTCAATATTTCAATACTGAAATATTTTCGGCAGATTCAAGACAATTTTTTAAAGAAATGACCTTAGGTACTGCAGTACCTGACCCTCACGAACTCGCAGCAGCTAAACACCATTTTATTCAGCATATTTCTATACAAGATACTTACAATGTAGGTCTGTTTGAACAGGAATGTATTACACAGTTAAACAATTTCTACACTACACATAACGCTGCTATTTTAGTGGGTGGCTCTGGTTTGTATGTAGATGCTGTACTTAATGGTTTAGATCACTTTCCTGAGGTTGATATTCAAAT
Encoded here:
- a CDS encoding YggS family pyridoxal phosphate-dependent enzyme, with the protein product MPSISENLKTIKQSLPENVTLVAVSKTKPNADLQQAYDAGQRVFGENKIQEMTDKWDSLPKDIDWHMIGHVQTNKVKYMAPYVGLIHSADRLKLFKEIDKEAAKNDRTIRVLLQIKIAEEDSKFGMKPTEAIELLTGDKLKTNYPNVEVIGLMGMASFVDDENQLKREFSVLEKIYEQFKTKHGFNTLSMGMSGDYKLAISHGSTMVRIGSAIFGERNYN
- a CDS encoding exonuclease domain-containing protein, which translates into the protein MYAILDLETTGGKYNEEGVTEVAIYKYDGHQVVDQFISLVNPERPIQAFVVGLTGINNEMLRNAPKFYEVAKRIIEITQDCIIVAHNAQFDYRILQLEFDRLGYDYQRKSLCTVELAQSLLPDQESYSLGKLVRNLGIPITDRHRASGDALATVKLFKLLLAKDSQKIIIQEAIKLNPKKKIDTKLRDLIAETPSTTGVFYMHNTNGKIILIGKSRNIKKRVTQHFSNDNRKSKQIQEDVQAISYEETGSELIALLKENEEVKKNKPLHNRTYRRLKFKAQLVSFTDDKGYINLSIEKADARKDSIATFATAHVAKTNLERIIEEYNLCAAKTNLNTQKDRCTDKSCSGACFEEESFEDYNKRVDEFINSISFKNRSVALIDRGRTSDERSLILIEDGKFMGIGFYNLNFQLNNPEILHRIITPMQDNLDAKHIIQSYLRVKKIIKTVDLNQLIN
- a CDS encoding ion transporter; translation: MTQPAKHTWKSKIHEVIYEADTPAGKIFDVILLILILLSVALVMLESVANMQIKYGTYFYIGEWVITIFFTVEYILRVISIKKPSAYIFSFYGLIDFISTIPLYLSFFIVGTNALLTIRALRLLRVFRILKITRYIGEGNKLTKALKDSRPKILVFLFAVMILSVIAGTLMYIVEGPEHGFKSIPVSVYWCIVTLTTVGFGDIAPVTALGQFIAMVIMVLGYGIIAVPTGIVSAEMAKKDTVEPDQKGLRLNTQVCHNCGARKHQDEAQYCHKCGSSLHYD